The following proteins come from a genomic window of Diprion similis isolate iyDipSimi1 chromosome 8, iyDipSimi1.1, whole genome shotgun sequence:
- the LOC124408715 gene encoding toll-like receptor 6 yields MREIVMKMMLFWVIRILVSYNTAVCFALFVGEAAAEPLRYAAPEDCAWHSHNSEDEVSLTCSLRSINSEFDTTNFSLIPSEHTAVLKIECDTSIQTKSSLSEDSFAHLHKLRELHLDGCKLANWPTGALNGLRNLRNLTIRTRNNDYPAFSLELFPDAFAVTPHIEKLDLASNNIWSFPDRLFCPLSALVYLNVSGNRLQDVTELNFRETSEPQPQPLMADSEEPPPSSTSCSLDIQILDVSSNHLILLPSKGFSTLRRLKELRLARNEINMVDDKALFGLRSLEIFDLSDNRVVALPAALFRDTANTIKEIHLQNNSLSVLAPGLFADLKQLVALYLSRNSLTSAWFSSTTFSGLIRLVLLDLSRNKIATLDPALFKDLYTVQILNLQNNKLETIPADTFSPMSNLHTLVLKYNRLTYLDAYSLNGLFALSLLSLDSNQIEGIHPDAFRNCSSLHDLNLSGNNLDSIPAALKDMRMLRTIDLGENQIKKLIDPGFHGMSSLYGLRLIGNEISNVSKAAFAEIPALQILNLARNKIERVESGAFAESPALQAVRLDANFIQDMSGIFLNAPGLLWLNMSDNAIEHFDYTLLPRELQWLDMHKNKISGLGVAPVGLRLQTLDASFNRITKIPANSLPESIELLFLNDNLIHSVEPHTFVAKVNLTRVDLYANQIVSMELSALQLAPVPPDRALPEFYVGGNPFQCDCTMEWLQRINALTLRQHPKVMDLASVYCRLPYDRRKSFAPLLEASPSQFLCTYKTHCFALCHCCDFDACDCEMTCPTNCTCYHDQSWSANVVDCSRSSYTNLPGRLPMDATEVYLDGNEFGELTSHAFIGRKNLQVLYANNSNIVAIHNHTFSGLKRLVVLHLENNKIITLRGLELAALAGLKELYLQNNLLVHIDNGTFLPLRELEVLRLENNRLTTFAVWQLAQNPYLVDIGLVNNPWSCECGYLGRFREWVSVHKAKITDLARVSCALGSPLGIHGNSSVINCAALSGATPAIETRPLEGYLPLLLASAALFFALIGLLCGALRHRQTLRAWAAGRCGLRACYKTAAFEESDRPFDAYISYSAKDEAFVSRSLAPGLEMSYRLCLHYRDLSSGSSVADAVNEAADSSRRTILVLSRNFIHGEWARFEFKAALRSILRDKGRSVIFLLVGGVSPQDLDSDLRKRIASHTVVAWGEKLFWQKLRFAMPDPPASLVTLDRGLPPPPLPPPPHHLWA; encoded by the coding sequence ATGCGAGAAATTGTGATGAAAATGATGCTTTTTTGGGTGATCAGGATATTGGTTAGCTACAACACGGCCGTGTGCTTCGCGTTGTTCGTCGGCGAGGCTGCCGCGGAACCTCTTAGATATGCTGCGCCGGAGGACTGTGCCTGGCACTCGCATAATTCGGAGGACGAAGTTTCGCTGACCTGTTCGCTTCGTTCGATAAACAGTGAGTTTGACACGACGAACTTTAGCCTGATACCAAGCGAGCATACCGCCGTGCTGAAAATAGAATGCGACACTAGTATTCAGACGAAAAGCTCACTTAGCGAGGACAGCTTTGCCCACCTCCACAAGCTCCGCGAGCTTCACTTGGACGGATGTAAACTTGCCAACTGGCCCACGGGCGCTCTTAACGGTCTGAGAAATTTGCGGAACCTCACCATCAGGACGCGAAACAACGATTATCCTGCATTTAGCTTGGAACTCTTCCCGGACGCGTTTGCCGTCACGCCTCATATAGAAAAATTGGACCTGGCATCAAACAACATATGGTCCTTTCCGGACCGGCTGTTTTGCCCCCTGTCAGCTTTGGTATATTTGAATGTGTCTGGCAACAGATTACAGGATGTCACCGAGCTCAATTTTCGGGAAACCAGCGAACCCCAGCCGCAACCATTGATGGCAGACTCCGAGGAACCGCCGCCGAGTTCGACCTCGTGTTCCCTGGACATTCAAATCCTTGACGTTTCCTCCAACCACCTCATCCTGCTTCCTTCGAAAGGATTTTCCACTCTAAGACGGTTGAAGGAATTGCGCCTCGCGAGAAACGAGATCAATATGGTCGACGACAAGGCGCTATTCGGTCTTCGGAGCCTTGAGATATTTGATCTGTCAGACAACAGGGTTGTCGCCCTTCCCGCCGCGTTGTTCAGAGACACGGCCAACACTATCAAGGAAATCCACTTGCAGAATAATTCACTGAGTGTTCTCGCGCCCGGTTTGTTTGCCGACTTGAAACAGCTCGTCGCGTTATACTTGTCCAGGAATTCACTGACCAGTGCTTGGTTCAGCTCGACTACGTTTTCGGGACTGATTAGATTGGTTCTCCTGGATTTGTCGAGGAACAAAATAGCAACGCTGGACCCGGCTCTCTTCAAGGATTTGTATACCGTCCAGattttaaatttgcaaaacaaCAAGCTTGAAACCATACCTGCGGACACGTTTTCACCGATGAGTAACCTGCACACTCTCGTGCTGAAATATAATCGCCTCACTTACCTGGATGCCTACTCATTGAACGGGCTATTCGCGCTGTCTTTGCTGTCTCTTGACTCGAATCAAATCGAAGGGATACATCCGGACGCTTTTCGAAACTGTTCTAGTCTCCACGACCTAAATTTATCGGGTAATAACTTGGATAGCATACCAGCAGCTCTGAAGGATATGCGGATGCTGCGAACGATAGATCTAGGCGAAAATCAGATAAAGAAACTGATTGATCCGGGGTTTCACGGTATGTCTAGTTTGTACGGATTGAGATTAATTGGAAACGAAATATCGAACGTCTCGAAAGCAGCTTTCGCCGAGATACCGGCTTTGCAAATATTGAACCTCGCTAGGAATAAAATCGAGAGAGTAGAGAGCGGCGCCTTCGCGGAGAGTCCAGCGCTTCAAGCTGTTCGCCTAGACGCGAACTTTATCCAGGACATGAGCGGTATATTCCTGAACGCTCCAGGTCTGCTGTGGCTAAACATGTCCGACAACGCAATCGAGCACTTCGATTACACCCTGCTTCCGCGGGAATTGCAGTGGCTCGACATGCACAAGAACAAAATATCTGGCCTGGGCGTCGCCCCGGTGGGACTCCGTCTTCAAACCCTGGACGCATCCTTTAATCGAATAACCAAGATTCCGGCCAATTCTTTGCCGGAATCTATAGAGCTACTCTTTCTCAATGACAATCTCATCCACAGTGTCGAGCCGCACACGTTCGTGGCTAAGGTGAACCTCACCAGGGTCGATTTGTATGCAAACCAGATCGTGAGCATGGAACTGTCGGCGCTGCAGCTCGCCCCGGTGCCACCCGATAGAGCTTTGCCAGAGTTTTACGTCGGCGGAAATCCTTTCCAGTGTGACTGCACCATGGAGTGGCTGCAGAGGATAAACGCGTTAACTTTACGCCAGCATCCGAAAGTTATGGATTTGGCATCGGTGTACTGCCGGCTTCCTTACGACAGGCGAAAGTCGTTCGCACCGCTTCTCGAAGCATCGCCGTCTCAGTTTCTCTGCACCTACAAAACGCACTGCTTCGCTCTCTGCCATTGCTGCGACTTCGATGCCTGCGACTGCGAGATGACTTGTCCTACAAATTGTACCTGCTACCATGACCAATCGTGGTCGGCGAACGTCGTCGACTGTTCGCGGTCCAGCTACACCAACTTGCCAGGAAGACTGCCCATGGACGCTACCGAGGTCTACTTGGACGGCAACGAGTTCGGAGAGTTGACATCTCACGCCTTCATTGGACGCAAGAACTTGCAGGTTCTCTACGCGAATAACAGCAACATCGTGGCCATTCACAACCACACGTTCAGCGGACTGAAGCGGCTGGTTGTCCTTCACCTTGAGAATAACAAGATAATCACGCTGAGAGGATTGGAGTTGGCCGCTCTGGCCGGCCTCAAGGAACTGTACTTACAAAACAACCTCTTGGTTCATATCGATAACGGGACTTTCCTCCCGCTGAGAGAACTGGAGGTTCTACGACTGGAGAACAATCGGCTAACGACATTCGCAGTCTGGCAGCTAGCCCAGAACCCTTACCTGGTGGACATCGGGCTCGTTAATAATCCCTGGAGCTGCGAGTGCGGGTATTTAGGCCGCTTCAGGGAATGGGTCTCCGTTCATAAGGCCAAGATTACTGATCTAGCCCGTGTCTCTTGCGCGCTGGGGTCGCCCCTTGGTATTCACGGAAACTCTTCGGTGATAAATTGCGCCGCGTTGTCCGGCGCTACTCCGGCTATTGAGACACGCCCTCTCGAGGGCTACCTTCCTCTTCTCTTGGCGTCCGCGGCGCTATTCTTCGCACTGATCGGGCTCCTTTGCGGAGCCCTGAGACACAGGCAGACCCTCAGAGCCTGGGCTGCAGGCAGGTGCGGCCTGAGAGCTTGCTACAAGACCGCCGCCTTCGAGGAGAGCGACAGACCCTTCGACGCCTACATCTCATACTCGGCAAAGGACGAGGCGTTCGTATCGAGGTCGCTTGCCCCCGGCCTCGAAATGTCTTACAGACTCTGTCTCCACTACCGTGACCTTAGCTCAGGTTCGAGCGTCGCCGATGCCGTTAATGAGGCGGCCGACTCCTCGCGACGAACCATCCTTGTTCTGTCGAGAAACTTCATCCATGGCGAGTGGGCGAGATTCGAGTTTAAAGCAGCGCTCAGAAGCATCCTCAGGGACAAAGGACGCTCCGTTATCTTCCTACTGGTTGGTGGTGTTAGTCCCCAGGATCTCGACTCGGATTTGCGGAAGCGAATTGCCTCCCATACGGTCGTCGCCTGGGGCGAGAAACTCTTCTGGCAAAAGCTCAGATTCGCAATGCCTGATCCACCCGCCTCACTGGTTACCTTAGACAGGGGACTTCCTCCACCGCCGCTCCCTCCACCACCGCATCACCTGTGGGCGTAG